The Vicia villosa cultivar HV-30 ecotype Madison, WI linkage group LG1, Vvil1.0, whole genome shotgun sequence genome includes a region encoding these proteins:
- the LOC131644236 gene encoding ras-related protein RABA5a translates to MAFYNEEEKTEDYLFKIVLIGDSAVGKSNLLARFARDEFYPNSKSTIGVEFQTQKMEINGKEVKAQIWDTAGQERFRAVTSAYYRGAVGALLVYDISRRQTFDSIGRWLNELHTHSDMNVVTILVGNKSDLKDAREVPTPEGKALAEAQGLFFMETSALDSSNVVSAFQTVVKEIYNILSRKVMMSQELKKDDTPWIENAKTVVLQEGDREAEGESKKGCCSS, encoded by the exons ATGGCTTTTTATAATGAAGAAGAGAAGACTGAGGATTaccttttcaaaattgttttaattGGTGATTCTGCTGTTGGAAAATCAAATTTACTTGCAAGATTCGCCAGGGATGAATTTTATCCTAATTCTAAGTCAACTATAGGAGTAGAGTTTCAAACTCAGAAAATGGAAATTAATGGAAAGGAAGTAAAAGCGCAGATATGGGACACAGCTGGGCAAGAGCGGTTCAGAGCTGTTACTTCTGCATATTATAGGGGTGCAGTCGGTGCACTTCTGGTCTATGACATTAGTAGGCGCCAAACGTTTGATAGCATAGGTCGATGGCTTAACGAACTTCACA CTCACTCTGATATGAACGTTGTCACAATACTTGTTGGGAACAAGTCAGATCTTAAGGATGCCAGGGAAGTACCTACGCCCGAAGGCAAGGCCTTAGCTGAGGCACAGGGTTTGTTCTTCATGGAGACATCAGCACTTGATTCATCAAATGTAGTTTCTGCTTTTCAAACAGTTGTGAAAGAAATCTACAACATATTGAGCCGGAAGGTTATGATGTCGCAAGAGCTCAAGAAAGATGATACTCCCTGGATTGAAAATGCAAAGACTGTTGTTCTACAAGAAGGGGATCGAGAAGCAGAAGGGGAGTCAAAAAAGGGTTGTTGTTCGTCTTAG
- the LOC131644235 gene encoding type II inositol polyphosphate 5-phosphatase 15, giving the protein MDPSPLHQNDASSSSPSPLSHTHPLYSRCSSSSSDDDVSSSNSIHSTNRRLDCMLQFLDRKLTIADHHDLRRNSISGQTSLPEFIAKGGGAGIFKPPIRAAVHPSRPPSLELRPHPLRETQIGRFLRNIVATETQLWATSESGVRFWNFKDLYSSWYGVGGEGAARNGDEESAPFRESVWTSPALCLVADEGNRLMWSGHKDGKIRCWNMDYLSLDDGDNKWSNRFKESLSWQAHRGPVLSLTNTSYGDLWSSSEGGAIKIWPWEAVEKSIHLTEEERHTAVLSIERSYVDLRNQLSTNGYNNMLTSDVKYLVSDNSKAKVWSAGYFSYALWDARTRELLKVFNSDGQVENRSESSSIQDFSVELVSSFKKDKTQTSIGFFQRSRNAIMGAADVVRRVATKGGFGDDNRGTEALVVTIDGMIWTGYLSGLLVQWDGNGNRIQDFLYHSFAVQCLCTYGMQIWVGYASGIVQVLDLKGNLVGGWVAHSCPIVKLTVGVGYVFSLANHGGIRGWNITSPGPLDSILHSELGGKEFLYTKVENIKILSGTWNVGQGKASQDSLTSWLGSVASDVGLVVVGLQEVEMGAGFLAMSAAKETVGLEGSSAGQWWLDMIDKTLDEGSTFERIGSRQLAGLVIAVWVKKNIRIHVGDVEAAAVPCGFGRAIGNKGAVGLRVRVYARIMCFVNCHFAAHLDAVGRRNADFDHVYRTMSFNRPTNLVNAAPAGNSSSVPMFRGTNSAEGMPELSEADMIVFLGDLNYRLDDISYDEARDFVSQRCFDWLRERDQLRAEMEAGNAFQGMREAIITFPPTYKFERHQAGLAGYDSGEKKRIPAWCDRILYRDSRSSLVSECSLEYPVVSSVLQYEACMDVTDSDHKPVRCIISTDIARVDEPIRRQEFGEILESNEKIKCLQKELYRIPETIISTNNIILQNQDTLILRITNKCKEDNALFEIICEGQSTIMADRKATNHQLRGSFGLPRWLEVSPATGIIRPDQIVEVSVHHEEFQTQEEFVDGVVQNSWCEDSRDKEAILIVKVHGNYTIQTRNHRVRVHHCYSSKKNQLTDPQPNDSRHVQGSVLHRSNIQRLSSSFDVVDQLHKLHSP; this is encoded by the exons ATGGATCCATCACCACTCCACCAAAACGatgcatcttcatcttctccgtcTCCACTCTCTCACACTCATCCCTTATACTCTCGCTGCTCCTCTTCCTCCTCCGACGACGATGTCTCGTCTTCCAATTCAATTCACTCCACAAACAGACGCCTCGACTGCATGCTTCAGTTCCTCGACCGTAAACTCACGATCGCCGACCACCACGACCTCCGCCGTAACTCAATTTCCGGTCAAACCTCTTTACCGGAATTCATCGCGAAAGGCGGCGGTGCAGGTATCTTCAAACCTCCAATTCGCGCCGCGGTGCATCCTTCCCGACCTCCGTCTCTCGAATTGAGGCCGCATCCGTTACGCGAGACTCAGATTGGACGTTTCTTGAGGAACATTGTGGCGACGGAGACTCAGCTTTGGGCGACTTCTGAGAGTGGAGTTCGGTTCTGGAACTTTAAAGATCTGTACTCGTCGTGGTACGGTGTTGGAGGAGAAGGCGCGGCGAGAAACGGAGATGAAGAGAGTGCGCCGTTTCGTGAATCGGTTTGGACTTCGCCTGCGCTTTGTTTGGTGGCGGATGAAGGGAATAGGTTGATGTGGAGTGGACATAAAGACGGGAAGATTCGGTGTTGGAATATGGATTATCTGAGTTTGGATGATGGTGATAACAAATGGAGTAATCGGTTCAAGGAAAGCTTATCTTGGCAGGCTCATCGTGGACCTGTTCTTTCTCTTACAAACACCTCTTATG GGGATCTGTGGTCGAGTTCTGAAGGAGGGGCTATAAAAATATGGCCTTGGGAGGCTGTTGAAAAATCTATTCACCTGACAGAGGAGGAAAGGCACACGGCTGTCCTATCCATTGAGAGATCCTATGTTGACTTGAGGAACCAGCTATCTACAAATGGCTACAATAATATGCTAACTTCAGATGTGAAGTACTTAGTATCAGATAATTCAAAGGCAAAGGTGTGGAGTGCGGGTTATTTTTCATATGCTTTATG GGATGCCCGAACAAGGGAGTTGCTGAAAGTTTTCAATTCAGATGGCCAGGTGGAGAATCGGTCAGAATCGTCGTCAATACAAGACTTTTCGGTCGAGCTTGTTTCAAGTTTTAAGAAAGACAAAACACAAACTTCCATTGGCTTCTTTCAGCGCTCACGTAATGCTATAATGGGAGCAGCAGATGTTGTTCGTCGAGTTGCAACAAAGGGAGGCTTTGGGGATGATAATCGGGGAACTGAAGCACTTGTAGTAACAATTGATGGAATGATTTGGACAGGATATTTAAGTGGTTTGTTGGTGCAATGGGATGGAAATGGAAACCGCATACAGGATTTTCTTTACCACTCATTTGCTGTTCAATGTCTTTGTACTTATGGCATGCAAATTTGGGTAGGTTATGCATCTGGTATTGTCCAGGTATTGGACCTCAAGGGTAATCTGGTTGGGGGTTGGGTGGCTCACAGCTGTCCAATTGTAAAACTGACAGTTGGAGTTGGCTATGTATTTTCATTGGCTAACCACGGTGGCATAAGAGGATGGAACATCACCTCTCCAGGACCTCTTGATAGCATTTTGCATTCAGAATTGGGTGGCAAAGAATTTTTATATACTAAAgttgaaaacataaaaatattgaGTGGCACTTGGAATGTTGGACAAGGAAAAGCATCTCAAGATTCCCTTACTTCATGGCTAGGTTCTGTGGCCTCAGATGTTGGTCTTGTTGTTGTTGGGTTGCAAGAGGTTGAAATGGGCGCTGGATTTCTTGCAATGTCTGCAGCTAAAGAAACT GTGGGACTGGAGGGTAGTTCTGCTGGGCAATGGTGGCTGGATATGATAGACAAAACATTGGATGAAGGCTCAACATTTGAACGTATTGGATCCAGGCAACTTGCAGGCTTGGTCATTGCTGTGTG GGTTAAAAAGAACATTAGAATTCATGTTGGGGATGTTGAAGCGGCGGCAGTTCCATGTGGCTTTGGACGTGCTATTGGAAATAAG GGCGCTGTTGGTTTGAGGGTTAGAGTGTATGCTCGGATTATGTGCTTTGTGAATTGTCATTTTGCTGCACATTTAGACGCAGTTGGTCGTCGCAATGCAGATTTTGATCATGTATACCGAACAATGTCCTTCAACCGGCCAACAAACCTCGTAAATGCAGCACCCG CGGGAAACTCGTCTTCTGTTCCAATGTTTCGTGGTACAAAT TCTGCAGAAGGGATGCCCGAGTTATCTGAGGCAGACATGATTGTATTTCTTGGTGATTTAAATTATCGTCTTGATGACATTTCCTATGATGAAGCAAGAGACTTTGTGTCTCaaagatgttttgattggcttaGAGAAAGGGATCAGCTTCGTGCAGAAATGGAAGCTGGGAATGCATTCCAAGGAATGCGTGAAGCAATTATAACGTTTCCTCCCACATACAAGTTTGAACGGCACCAGGCTGGCTTGGCAG GTTATGATTCTGGTGAAAAGAAACGCATCCCTGCTTGGTGTGACAGAATTTTGTATCGTGATAGTCGCTCTTCTTTGGTTTCTGAATGTAGTTTGGAGTACCCTGTTGTCTCCTCAGTATTGCA GTATGAAGCATGCATGGATGTCACAGATAGTGACCACAAGCCTGTGCGCTGCATAATTTCTACAGATATTGCTCGAGTAGATGAACCAATACGAAGACAGGAGTTTGGAGAGATTCTAGAGTCAAATGAGAAAATAAAATGTCTTCAGAAAGAATTGTACAGGATTCCTGAAACTATTATAAGTACAAACAACATAATTCTTCAAAACCAGGACACATTAATTTTGCGCATTACTAATAAATGTAAAGAAGACAATGCTTTGTTTGAAATAATTTGCGAAGGGCAGTCTACTATTATGGCAGATCGTAAGGCAACAAACCATCAGTTGAGAGGTTCCTTTGGCTTGCCTAGGTGGCTTGAG GTCAGTCCTGCAACTGGTATTATAAGACCAGATCAGATTGTTGAGGTATCAGTGCATCATGAGGAATTTCAGACTCAGGAAGAGTTTGTTGATGGTGTTGTACAAAACTCTTGGTGTGAAGATTCCAGAGACAAGGAAGCAATTTTAATTGTTAAGGTGCATGGGAATTACACTATCCAGACAAGAAATCACAGAGTCCGTGTTCACCACTGTTATTCATCCAAGAAAAACCAACTCACGGACCCTCAACCAAATGACTCCAGGCATGTCCAAGGAAGTGTACTTCACCGATCTAATATCCAAAGGTTGAGTAGTTCCTTTGATGTGGTTGACCAGCTACATAAATTGCATAGCCCTTAA